One genomic region from Terriglobus aquaticus encodes:
- the typA gene encoding translational GTPase TypA: MSQTIRNIAIIAHVDHGKTTLVDAMLKQSGTFRANEAVADRVMDSNDLERERGITILAKNTAVHYGDGKINIVDTPGHADFGGEVERALKMVDGVVLLVDASEGPLPQTRFVLSKALAGGLTPILVINKIDRPDARVQEVLNEVYDLFIDLDADESQLDFPVVYTNGKAGTATLDMDQPGTDLKPLFETIVGTIPPAKGDADGPLQILVTNLDYSDYLGRLGIARVFNGTLKTGETVNVARLDGSLQPVKITKLFSFSGLKRTDIEETTVGDIVAIAGVSGLTIGETITSLENPAPLPPIVIDEPTIAIQFSVNNSPFAGREGQFVTSRNLRERLDKELQTNVSIRVEETGSPDAFKVLGRGELQLAVLIEMMRREGYELQVGRPEIVTKRIDGVLMEPVEYVTIDVPNEFSGTVIQKLGPRKGEMVKMHGDARVRMEFKVPSRGLIGLRSEMLTETRGTIVMNSLFDGYMPYQGEIPQRPTGALISDRAGVTTTYALNGLQERGVLFMGEGVEVYEGMIVGENSRDNDLDVNAVREKKLTNMRASSADEALRLVPYKQLTLEQCIEFIADDELVEVTPKSLRMRKKVLQANRRPRRQQLQEA; encoded by the coding sequence GTGAGCCAGACTATTCGCAACATCGCCATTATCGCCCACGTTGACCACGGCAAGACCACACTCGTGGACGCCATGCTGAAGCAGAGCGGAACGTTCCGCGCCAATGAAGCCGTGGCCGACCGCGTCATGGACTCCAACGACCTGGAACGCGAGCGCGGCATCACCATTCTGGCCAAGAACACCGCCGTGCACTACGGCGATGGCAAGATCAACATTGTCGACACGCCGGGCCACGCCGACTTCGGCGGCGAAGTGGAGCGCGCGTTGAAGATGGTCGACGGCGTCGTCCTGCTGGTGGACGCTTCGGAAGGTCCGCTGCCGCAGACCCGCTTCGTGCTGTCGAAGGCGCTTGCCGGCGGCCTCACGCCCATCCTCGTTATCAATAAGATCGACCGTCCTGACGCTCGCGTGCAGGAAGTTCTGAACGAGGTCTATGACCTGTTCATCGACCTCGACGCCGATGAGTCGCAGCTCGACTTCCCCGTCGTGTACACCAACGGCAAGGCGGGCACCGCGACGCTGGACATGGATCAGCCCGGCACCGACCTGAAGCCGCTGTTTGAGACAATCGTCGGGACGATCCCGCCGGCCAAGGGCGATGCCGACGGCCCTCTGCAGATCCTGGTCACCAACCTGGACTACTCCGATTACCTTGGCCGCCTCGGCATCGCCCGCGTCTTCAACGGAACGCTGAAGACCGGCGAAACCGTGAACGTGGCGCGCCTGGACGGGTCGCTGCAGCCGGTCAAGATCACCAAGCTGTTCAGCTTCAGCGGCCTGAAGCGGACGGATATCGAAGAGACCACAGTGGGCGACATCGTCGCAATCGCGGGCGTCAGCGGCCTGACCATCGGCGAGACGATCACCTCGCTCGAGAACCCCGCGCCCCTGCCCCCCATCGTCATCGACGAGCCGACCATCGCGATCCAGTTCAGCGTGAACAACTCGCCGTTTGCAGGCCGCGAAGGCCAGTTTGTCACCAGCCGCAATCTGCGTGAGCGCCTGGACAAGGAGCTGCAGACCAACGTTTCCATCCGCGTGGAAGAGACCGGCTCACCGGACGCCTTCAAGGTGCTGGGCCGCGGCGAACTGCAGCTTGCCGTGCTCATCGAAATGATGCGTCGCGAAGGCTACGAACTGCAGGTGGGCCGTCCCGAGATCGTCACCAAGCGCATCGATGGCGTGCTGATGGAGCCGGTTGAGTACGTCACCATCGACGTGCCGAACGAGTTCAGCGGCACCGTGATCCAGAAGCTTGGGCCGCGCAAGGGCGAGATGGTCAAGATGCACGGCGATGCCCGCGTACGCATGGAGTTCAAGGTTCCGTCGCGCGGCCTGATCGGTCTGCGCAGCGAAATGCTGACCGAAACGCGGGGCACGATCGTGATGAACTCGCTGTTCGACGGCTACATGCCGTACCAGGGTGAGATTCCGCAGCGGCCCACGGGCGCGCTGATCAGCGATCGCGCTGGCGTGACCACCACCTACGCGCTGAACGGCTTGCAGGAGCGCGGTGTGCTCTTCATGGGCGAAGGCGTCGAGGTGTACGAAGGCATGATCGTGGGCGAGAACAGCCGCGACAACGATCTGGACGTGAACGCGGTCCGCGAAAAGAAGCTGACCAACATGCGCGCTTCGTCGGCTGACGAAGCTTTGCGATTGGTGCCGTACAAGCAGCTAACGCTGGAGCAGTGCATCGAGTTCATCGCTGACGATGAGCTGGTCGAGGTCACACCCAAGTCGCTGCGCATGCGCAAGAAGGTGCTGCAGGCCAATCGCCGGCCGCGCCGCCAGCAGTTGCAGGAAGCGTAA